The sequence below is a genomic window from Campylobacter ornithocola.
TAAAAGGATTTGCTTCTAAATATATTCTTTTATATCTATTACGTAAATTTTTATTTGGCATTAATCTTGTTTTTATCGAATTTTGGCTTTTAGTTTCGATCTCTAATGTTTTTGAAGGATTTTGCACATCATGAAGTAATATATACTTATTAATACTACTATCTGGACATACTGAAAATATCTTAGCATTGTATACATCTCTTAAAAAATTCAAGATTTCTATATCATAATTTGCATGATGCAAACAACACTCATCAATATTTCTTCCGTCAGCATAACTATATATTTCATCACAAAAATCCATTCCAGCTATATAAATCTCCTTATATCCACAAGCAACGGCACACGCTATGGCGTAAGTACCTGTCAACATCTCAATCCTGCTTCCTAAATAACATGCATCAAAATCAACTTTAGCACTTAACTCCTTAAGTTTGTAAAAAAAATTATCATAACCGTTTAAAGCCGATGGAAAAAAAAATTTAAAATTTTCTTGAAATATTTTTTCTTTCCTGCTAGCAAAATTATACATTTTACATACTATATTTTCAATCTGATATTCATTATTTTTTACCATTTCATGCGAAGTAAAGTACTCATCAAAGAAAAAATCCACAGTATGAAAAATAGCTTTAATTTTTTTGCCTGTATAATATTTATCTTCCGTATAAAATTGATTACTCCTAAAAACATCATATTCACTTGGTAACCTTGCATAATCAATTTTTTTTAAGCTAGGTCCATTTCCAGCAACCAAAACTGCATTCTTCAAAGCACCACCTTTCAGTCTAATTTGCATATTAATATCATATCATACCAAAACAAATATCGCAATAATTATATCCATCCATAGCATTTTAGCACTTTTTATTATCTTTATTTAAAGTAAATTATAATAGAGTTTTACAATTTAAAGCTAAATGTGGCGAGGTAGCATATAGTCTAACCATTTAGTTATTTCTTGATTAAATTCTTTAAAATCTACAAGTAATAAATCATTACAATAATTATAGTAAATCTTCTTTTAAAGCTCTATTAAATCTTTCATTATGAGTATTCATTCTAGGATTTTTTGGGTAAGTATAATAATGAGCGATATTAAGTTCTTTAATTAATATTTATAGTCTTTTTTTAAATTCGCAGCCATTATCTGTAAGTATGAAAATTCTTTTATGAATATTATTAATCTCCAAAGATAACAATAAAACTTTTAAATATATACTAGTATATTTTGTTTTTTAGAAGGTAAAACCACAACATAAGCAATTCTTGTATCTAAATCTATACATAGTGAGCAATATCTTCCTATTTTTGTTATTGACATATCCTATAATATCCATTGCTCAAATCTTCATATGAGTTGTTTTAAAATTTTTTGTTTTTCTGTAATAGTTAACTCTTGTAGATATTATTATAATTTATCTTTAGAAATGATTCTTGCCATAGTAGAAACACTAGAAAATTTTGACTTTATTTCTTTAAAAAAGTTTTAATAAATAACATAACCTTTCCTTACCTAAATTTTGATAAATACTCCTAAGTTAGCTTTATCAATCAATATTCTTTGGATTAATATAATGAAAGATACTGGTTTTATAGCTAAGAAGGTGTTAAATGCATTTAAACTTATCTAGTTAAAAATAAATTTTTATTAAATATATTATAATTTTATAATATAAATTTTTATACTAAAAATTATATCATATAAAGCATACTAATGGTGCAAAAGTTAATTTTAAAAATATTTACATACTGATATCATTTCTTTGTTATAATGTATTTAATTACTATAAATTTAAACACAACAACAAGCAAAGGCGTGATAAAATGTTGGATTTTGTTTTTACAAAAAGTTTTTTTTATATACTAAGTGTAAATATTATTTTATTTTCTTTGGTATATTTATCAAAACAGGTTTATTCTGATTTAAGAACATTTTCTAAAAAAATATCTCAAGTTTTTAGACATAATTTTAGTGTATTTTATATAGTATTTTTTATTATCAATTTTTTTCCAGAATCTATAAGGTTAATATTAGATTCAACTTTAATTTGTTTATTTTTTACCGTAGGCATTGTAAATATTTTTTTGTATCATAAATTTAATTCTTTTTTAAATTCATCATTTTTAGAAACTGTATCATTTACCACACTTTCCGAATCAAAAGAATTTTTATTAAGCTATTTTGATTTAAAAACAATAACTATTCTATCTATCTTTATACTATTTTCATTTGCATTTTTTCTAATTCCCTATAATACCTTATTTTTAATTTCAGATAAATTTCATGTTTTATATATTTTTAAAATCTTACTTTTCATTTTTTGTTTTATTTCAATATACAGAAAACCTCATAAATACTTTATTGATGATTTTTTATTATATAGTTGGTTTGATGCTATAAAAAATCTTAAAAAAAATATCAATGAATACACAATAGAACTTAATAATTTAAAAAGTGAACTAAATAAAGAAATAAAAAATTACAATATAACAAAGACAAAAGACATTGAGATATCAAAAATTGTTATAATAATGGGCGAATCAACTCAAAGAAATTATATGAGTCTTTATAATTATAGTTTAGAAACAACTCCAAACTTAAATCAACTAAAAATGCAAGGAAATCTTTTTGAATTTAAAGATGTTATTGCTCCTCACTCTCACACCAACCAAGCAATTTCTAAAATTTTTACTTTTTCTAACTATGAAAATCAATCAACACCTTGGTTTAAACAGAAAAATATTGTAAACATCATGAAAGCAGCTGGATATTATACCTACTGGATAAGCAATCAAGAATCAGTTTCCACTCCTGGCAATGCTCCAGAAGCTTTAGCGAGACTATCAAACAAAACAATATTTTTAGATAAAATTTTTACAGGTATATCATTATCAAGAGATGAGCAAATTATAAAAGAGTTAAAACAAATACCTCCCAAAGAAAAAGAATTTTATATTTTACATCTACAAGGTACCCATATGGACTATAGCAGGCGTTATTCTAATAAATTTAAAAAATTCAATATAAATGATCTTAAAAATAATAATTTAGATCATCTAAATAAGAATAAAAAATTGACTACTAAACAAGCTAAAATAAAATCACATTACTTAAATGCCATTTATTACAATGATTATATTATCAATGAGATTATCAACCATTTTAAAAATGAAGAAACAATTATATTTTATCTTAGTGACCACGGAGATGAAGTATATGATTTTAGAGATTTTTTTGGGCACACAGAAACCATAGGTTCAAGATATATGGCTGAAATACCGTTTATAATCTACCTTAGTGACAAATTAAAACAAAAATATCCAAATATTATATCACAGATAAAGAAAGCTCAAAATCTACCTTTTATGAGTGATGATTTTTTACATGCTTTCTTGGATATAATAGGGTTAACTATAAATGACTTTCAAAAAGATCGTAGTTTGTTCAGCAATAATTTTAATAAAGAAAGAGTTAGAATATTTGCAAATAAAAATTATGATGAAGAGCTTAAACTACACAATAATTTAGAAAAAAATAAATATTTTTTTAAATCTCCAAGTAAGATTTGGCTACATAGAACCAATGAGCTAAAAAAAATCTTAGATTTTGAAAAGAAATATCAAGGATTTGAGGTAGATGTTCATTATTTTAGCAAAGAAAAATATTTTGATGTAGGACATGATGGCGAAAAAGACTCAATAGGTTTAAACTTAAAAGATATGTTAATAGTTGCTTTAAAAAGAGATAAAAAAACAATACCTCTGCAAACTAAATTTTGGATTGATTTTAAAAATCTTAATACAAATAATGCGCACGAATCTTTATTGGTGCTTTTAAACATTTGCAAAGAAACGGGATTCAATAAAAAAAATTTAATAATAGAAAGTTCAAACTACACCTTATTGAATATATTCAAAAATAAAGGATTTTATACAAGCTATTACTTGTTAAATATAGAAAATATGGAATTAACAGAAGAATTAAAAAACAAAATTCAAGAAGCAATTAATAGTCAAAATTTTAACGCTATTAGTTTTCCATATAGAGAAAATATATACCACTTTATAAAAGAGTCAAAATTTAAAATAAATAATCAAGATATAGAAATATTAACTTGGAATGAAAGCAAAGATTTGCTTTATAACATGAGCATAAAAGCTTTTTTTGATCCTCAAGTTAAAATTATACTTAGCGGAGAAAAAGGATTTTATAGATAAAATATTGTATATTTTAGGTAATAATATCTTACTCTTCTAGAAAATGAATGTGTTGTAAAAATTTATACAAAATAGACTTATCTTTTTAAGTTAACTTTATTATGCACTCTAATAACTTCAGTTAAATTATAAACACTTTGAAATATGACCAATTGTAATCATTTTTGTATAATACAAAAGACATACTGAATAAATAAAATTAGATAAATAATATGTTTTCATATTTGTGAATTTAACTCTAACAAAACAAATCTCTTAGTATAGTCAAACAATAGAATGGTAAATTATAAAAATATCACTAGTGCTTTAACTGTTTTCTTTTTACAAGGAAGTAAAATTTTGTTTTTGATTTGCAAAATAAAACGTCATATATATTGATGCTAATAAATTTTTATCTTTACCTTAAAAAGCTACGTATTCTATATTCTATTTTCACACTTATAACCAACATGCTGTATCAGTATATTTACCTTCTATAAAAATAATTTCAACAAAGCGTATCATAAATCTCTAAGAATAAAAAAATCAATTTTAATCTAAAACTATTGTCTGTTAAATACGACTTATTGTGAGTAAATTTTAAATCCTTAGACATTATCTCAACATCTTTTACCATTCCTGTTTTTAATTAAATTGAGCCAGTCTTGAATAATTCTTTCTTTTGAATTTTTTTCTGCAATTAGTTTTTTACCATAAAATCCCATTTCACTTCTAAGCTCTTTATTGCACATTAAAATTTGCAATTTATCTTCGAATTCTTTTAAATCTCCATCTTTAATTAAAAATCCATTTTTTCATTTTCTGTAATATCACTTGGAACTGCATTAATATCAAATGCTATACATGGAAGTGCATAGATTGTTGCCTCCAATAATGCTATCCCAAACCCCTCTTGAGTAGCTTGTCATTACATAAACACTAACACTTGAACCCTCTTTTGATGTTTTTTGTATAAGGCTTATAAACCACACAAGAAGTTAGATTTTTATTTTCAATTTTATTTTTTAGTTCTTGCTTTTCTTTTTCACCAACTTCTCCTACTATACAAAGTTTCCATATGTGATTTTTTGGATTTTGCTGTATTTTTTTCCAAATATCAAGAAGTCTAAAACACCTTTTTCACAAGAGATGGTGCCTACGCTCAAAACGACTTTCTGTGAATGATTTGTCTGTTTAGAATGGATATTTATAAATTTCGGAATAATATTCATATTTTTGAAATATTTTTGATATTTATTCAATTCTTTTTCAGAAAGCAAAACTATAGTATTAAAAAATTTATCTCTTTTAAGATCTTTTGCTTTATAACTTTGAAATACAACATGCATAGTTTTTATACATCAAGTGTTTTTATTTTTAAAAAAGAGTTGTATAAAAATACATTATTAGAAATTACCATATCATATTGGTTTGCTATTTTTTTACTTTAAAATCCCTAATTCTCTTTTGAATACTTCTAAAATATAAACTTTTAAATATATTTTTAGAATTTCTGTATTTATATTTATCAAAATAACTTACACCAAAATCATAATAAAACAATACCTTAATATCAGGATGAATAAAAAACATGATTTATTTTTATTTTCTTTATATACTTAAATATGAACTTCAAGTCCATCTTCATAAAAAGCATTTGCCGTATTAGAAGCTACTCTACCACCTCCACCTAGAACGACCTAAATCGTGTATTAATAATAAAATTTTCATAATTTTCCTCTAGATTACAGCTTTATATTTTTTTTATTTATAAATTTATAATATATATATTCAAAATATAACTTCATTTTTTGTATAAAATCTTTATCCTTGGAGTTTTTTATTTTTTCTTTGATAAGTTTATAATATTTACTACTTTGTCTTTTAAACAAAATAGTATGCTTAATATCATTAGGTATGAAATTAAACAATGAGTCAAACCATTCGTAGCATCTAACTATATTATAGTTTTGTGGATAATTTCTTGAACACCACAAAAACATAATTTGGTCATCATCTACTATGTTAAACGATAAAAAACATTGCATGCATTCATACAAATTTTTTTTAAAATTACTCCAAGCTCTACTACCCCCATATATTAAACCACCTATTAAAAATGGTTCCATGTTGTAATAAATTTCAGGAATAGTGTTTGCTTCTTGATCTTTTATAGAAAAAAAGTTGATTTTATCATCTATTATATTTTCTTGTTTTTCAAGTAAAAAATTAAACTGCTCTTTGTTAATAAAAAAGCCATCTCCATGATTAAAACCAAAATCAAGCCACATTATATTTTCGCTTGTAAGATTTCTTTCTATTGCATCACAAACAA
It includes:
- a CDS encoding alpha-2,3-sialyltransferase — protein: MKNAVLVAGNGPSLKKIDYARLPSEYDVFRSNQFYTEDKYYTGKKIKAIFHTVDFFFDEYFTSHEMVKNNEYQIENIVCKMYNFASRKEKIFQENFKFFFPSALNGYDNFFYKLKELSAKVDFDACYLGSRIEMLTGTYAIACAVACGYKEIYIAGMDFCDEIYSYADGRNIDECCLHHANYDIEILNFLRDVYNAKIFSVCPDSSINKYILLHDVQNPSKTLEIETKSQNSIKTRLMPNKNLRNRYKRIYLEANPFINLFYGFLRTPRALKHYLSSKFYR
- a CDS encoding phosphoethanolamine transferase, whose protein sequence is MGESTQRNYMSLYNYSLETTPNLNQLKMQGNLFEFKDVIAPHSHTNQAISKIFTFSNYENQSTPWFKQKNIVNIMKAAGYYTYWISNQESVSTPGNAPEALARLSNKTIFLDKIFTGISLSRDEQIIKELKQIPPKEKEFYILHLQGTHMDYSRRYSNKFKKFNINDLKNNNLDHLNKNKKLTTKQAKIKSHYLNAIYYNDYIINEIINHFKNEETIIFYLSDHGDEVYDFRDFFGHTETIGSRYMAEIPFIIYLSDKLKQKYPNIISQIKKAQNLPFMSDDFLHAFLDIIGLTINDFQKDRSLFSNNFNKERVRIFANKNYDEELKLHNNLEKNKYFFKSPSKIWLHRTNELKKILDFEKKYQGFEVDVHYFSKEKYFDVGHDGEKDSIGLNLKDMLIVALKRDKKTIPLQTKFWIDFKNLNTNNAHESLLVLLNICKETGFNKKNLIIESSNYTLLNIFKNKGFYTSYYLLNIENMELTEELKNKIQEAINSQNFNAISFPYRENIYHFIKESKFKINNQDIEILTWNESKDLLYNMSIKAFFDPQVKIILSGEKGFYR
- a CDS encoding glycosyltransferase family 4 protein, which gives rise to MEATIYALPCIAFDINAVPSDITENEKMDF
- the yibB gene encoding protein YibB; this translates as MQNEITIVTAFYNIGRTTRSNDQYLSYFDFWSGLKNHVIIYTTEDMKELILEKRKQYYLEGKTTIIVKELNEFDLQTLNKIKETFKNYNQTLHRKNPNNIECISPLYCYLMYLKPFFVCDAIERNLTSENIMWLDFGFNHGDGFFINKEQFNFLLEKQENIIDDKINFFSIKDQEANTIPEIYYNMEPFLIGGLIYGGSRAWSNFKKNLYECMQCFLSFNIVDDDQIMFLWCSRNYPQNYNIVRCYEWFDSLFNFIPNDIKHTILFKRQSSKYYKLIKEKIKNSKDKDFIQKMKLYFEYIYYKFINKKNIKL